Part of the Acomys russatus chromosome 19, mAcoRus1.1, whole genome shotgun sequence genome, GATGCCCTGTGAAGGTTGGAGGTGTCACTCCAGCAAGGGTGCTTTGTCTTTCCTGATCAGTCGTCAACACTTAGACTCTGCATTTGTGCGGACAGCAGCCATGCTAGTCCGGCAGACAGTGAGAAGCTCTGACTGCCGTGCAgcctcccccctccatcccccccccgccccaccccccccgccGGAGAAGCTCAGCAAATGCTTCTGAAGTAAATAAGAGCATCCTTCAAGAAgggcaaacattttaaaagcaaggtTACCATAACTAACTGCATGTCCTTGGGTACCCGGAGAGCAAGTTTCTGCCCTAAATTATTCACAGTTTTTCAGGGACAGAGGTGTGTCTCACTCCTCCTCCTACACGGGGATGGCTCACTGGGGCCTGTTTACCTTTCACAACACTTTGTAGTGACGGAGGCGCTGGTTTtgcatacactttttttttttttttttttttttttgcataaaagGAAACTGAACCCGCAGAGGTCTAAGGTGGCTTGGCTAGTGTCACCCACCCAGTCAGGAAAGGGGGCAAAAGGCAGGATTCGGTGTGAAGCCAGGTCAGCAGGGTGGTCCGGCTGCACAGGTCATCTGCCCAACGTGACGAGGAAGAACAGAACTTTTCCTCTTATCATCATGGGGGAACCAAAGTGCTTCTGTCCATCTGCGCTCccgaacgaacacacacacacacacacacacacacacacacacacacacgcgtgcgcgtgcTCGCTCACAGTGTGTACCGAGGCAGGATGCCTGGGCTGGATCTGTGCACTGCTGTCTGCACCGCCGTCAGGGGCCTCTCTACTAGCACTAGCTCCACCAGAGCACTAACTGACCTTCACACTCAttgtcctgcccccccccccaaccggGGGACGCAGAACTCGCGGCGAGGCTCAATTAGACTAGACTTAAAACATTAAGACACAAGTGCCTTCAAATTGTCCTGGGATAAATGCTCTGTCTGTCCTCTGGACTCCTTGGCCCGAAGCCAATTACAAGTGCCGCCAGGTGGGGCTTACTCCCTATAAATCAGTGGGGGATGTGGTCACACGAATTTTAAATATCAGATTAAAATCAAATTAGTGGGAAAATTTGGAACAAATTGCCTTCGAGTACAGTGAGtgagtctatttttaaaatgttgccgCACCAGGCAAAACAGTGAGGCAAACATATTTCTTCACAGCGAGCAGACACTGTGCCGAGAGTGATTCGTCATGCTTAGTCATTGTAATTTGCCGCGGCAGAACTCAGGCATCAAATAAAACATGTTTGCGAATTGTAAATCACTCAAGGAGGCCACTCCTGACGGGTCCTAACCTGACAGTGAAGGTCGTGGCGGCTCCCCGAAGACCTGGTACCCAGTTCCtgacaccccgccccccccccacttgccaCCTGTTGTCTGGGCTTGGCAACTGTGTCCAGCTGAGATATACTCTATTGCCTAACAAGTGCGGTGCCCGCGCAGGAAAGCCGCTAGAAGCGGGCCATGTTTCCTTATCAGTCAGAGGGATCCAGTGTtcttggggttggggtggggtgtccCTGGGAGGGGGACCTCAGGGGAAGCGAGGGGGGCGGGTTGTGCGAGGCTCTCTCTATGGCTCCTGTGGCTTTGGACAGGGACAGGGTCAGGTCAAGTCTCTTCAGACCCTGTCTGGGTCACTTGGTGATAGATAGGTCTTGAAACTAGACCATTAACATTCAGCCACTAGTGTCCCCACTCTCAGGACATCACTCTTCTATGAGGACCTTTCCAGGCACCCTAAAGTGGAGATAAGAGGGGAGACATAGAGGTTTGGACTACCTTTTAAATCTCAACTATTTTGCTTCCGGTTGCCCCTTTACCTTTGCAGTATCAGCGGCTCACAGCACCTATCAGGTGTGCTGTGTCCTTCTTCCCTGCACTCTCCTTTAGAGACTCAGCTCTTCCCCATCCGGTATCCCTGCAAAATATAACCCTCCACAGGGACCTGGCTACCCTCTGAGTCTCATGATAAACTAATACCATATCACCACTGAGGAGGACTAGGCAAGTCACCTTGCTAGagtcttgtttgtgtgtgtgtgtgtgtgtgtgtgtgtgtgtgtgtgtgtgtctgtttgtgcttaaattttttattttttattttttgtatttttggttgttttgttttgttttccagacagggtctctctgtgtagccctggctgttctggaactagctctgtagaccaggctggccttgaacgcagagaGGTCccactcgcctctgcctcctgagtgctgagattaaaggtatgtgccaccactgccccggctTTAGAGTCTTGTTCTTTAAAAGGAATTTTctggtctggagaggtggctcagaggttaagggcactggctgctcgtccaaaggtcctgagttcaattcccagcaaccacatggtggctcacaaccatctataaggagatctggtgtcctcttctggtgtgcaggtgtacataatcGATAaataagtctttgaagaaaaaaaaaaagaagtaattttctAGAAGCAAGAACTCACCTATGCGACCCATCCTGTAGACTGCTTCTCACAATGGTGCCTTAAGCCCACGCACAGTGGACCTTAAGGCAACCCAGTTGCCTTGACGAGAAAGAAGAGGGCAGGGGCGGTGCTGCGAAGGAAAGAGACAGGCCAGGAAAAGACACTGGCATTCAAACACACGTTCCCTGACCTGCCCTGGGCTAGATATTGAATGTCTGTTGGAAGCCAAGGTTAGCAAGATGCCACCCAAGGACCCCAAGGAGTGTTCTAAGAACCAGCGAGGACCTTGAGAGAGGATAAGAGTGGAGGATGGAGACCAAGAGGCAGCGAGGACGAAGGCCAGAACATAGATCTCTTGGtctgtaaaaatcaaaatgatattTCCCtggccccctctctctctctctctctctctctctctctctctctctctctctctctgtcctttctctgcctctcttttgcAACCTCCAGCTGTATATGTTCGTGTCCAttcaggtgtgtgtatatgtgtgtgtgtgtgtgtgtgtgtgtgtgtgtttagagaggGCAGTATATAACCTCTGGTATTGTTCctaggatggagggagagggagggtggggagggagaaagggagagagagagagagacagccagacagaccgacagacacagacagagacagagacacagagacagagtcttctactggcttggagctcacaAAACAGTCCAGTCAGGCTGGCCaactgagctctctctgcctccgtAGGGCAGCCACTTACCACCATATCtagcctttctttctgtttttgtttgtttgttttgttgttgttgttgttgttgattttaatgtggattctggggatcaaactcaggtcctcacaccaGGCAATCACCTTACTAAGCTATCTCTCCTATCCCCACACGGAGACTTGGTAAAAACAAGTCCATGTCCACCCCAACCTGATAGCTATGTGAAAATGCCATCTTTTCCAGGTAAGGTGCAGGTTGCTTGAGCCTCCTAGGCACACAAAAGGCCAGGGCAGGGAGATCACAAGTTTCATCTCTGTGATGACAAAGGCTAGGGTGTctctcagtagtagagcacttgcatGTATGAGACCCTAAGTTTAgtccccagtacacacacacacacacacacacacacacacacacacacagagagagagagagaggagagagagagagagagagagagagagagagagagagagagagagagagagacagagagagagacagagagagagacagacagacagacacagacagagagagctttgttttgtttttgtttttcaagacagggtttctctgtgtagccttggctgtcctggacttaactttgttgaccaggctggcctcgatctcacagagatccacctgcctttgcctccccgagcgctgggattacaggcatgcgccaccaccgcccagctctggtttctttttaagacagggtttctctggtagtcctgactgtcctcgACTcgatttgtggaccaggctggcctcaaagttacagagacctgcctgcctctgcctcctgagtgctgggattaagttaaaggtgtgtgccaccacttccgaaaagagagcttttttttttttttttcttttttttaatgtacctcAGTGGGTCCCTGCAAAATGGGAACTGCTAGGGAAGAGTTTAGCGTCTTAGCTTAACCCAGACCAAGCTTGGGAATGACAGAAGTGGGTCCCTGCGGTTCGCGCCCAGccctctccaggctcctcccccatcccccctcccagGCCACTGAGCAATGTGAACCCTGGACTTTTTGTTTCTGACGGGGAGCTCCAGGGGCTCAGGCCAGCTTCTGCTATTGTCCACACAGGGAGTGGATGTGGGCAacagcaaaggaagagaaagagcttcCATCGGCCCAGGGAGGCCTGTTCTTAATGGGTGGGGCAAGAAagctagaaaaataataaataaaaacaaaagtgaagagAATCGAAGCGCTCGGGGTGCCAGAACGgggctggctgtggctgtggctggctgAGTAATGGGTTCCATATTTGTCTGGCTCCATTTGCAGCCACTAGGATCCAGGGCACACAGTGGGCCTCCGAGAGGGCCAGAGGGGACAGCGCAGCTGCAGGCAGACTTAGCATACCCTTGGGATGGCCCTGTCCCTCTCTGGGCACCACATGGACAAGATGGGGCTGGGAGCTCACACTCCCAGCACCCCAGCCttcctctgcccaccccacccccacaccccccacccctgctccaggCTCCTGGGCTCCTGCCGGCCTGCACAGATTGTTCGCGTTATTAATGCGTTTTCCCAGAGATTCCATCTGGCTGTCTAATTGTTCTGGGATGGGGCTAGGAGGCTTTGATAGCGAATTGGTTTCTTTCCTAGGTTACAGCTTTCGTTAAATGCTCCatcctggggagggggtggtgggggggaaggataagggtggggagggggtgggttgAAAAAGAGGTGGCATTACAGAGGCAAGAAAGAGCTGGAGGGTTGGGGGCaagggaagagcagagagaagaggggaaggaaggggagagaggaagaaaagggaaggagatggaagaaaagaaaaaaaaaggggggggcttcCTCTATCTGCCAGCACAGCAAAAACAGCAGCACCATCCAGGGAAGGATAGTTAAGAGTTCATGTCTGCAGAAGGCCTGTGGTGCCCTGGAAAAAGTGGGGCCCCCCCCGTGGGTTTCTGCTCCCCTTGACCTTCAAGATGAGGGGCCCCCCTCCCCTCTTGTGAAATCAGCAGCCTGGCCTGTGGAGGCCTGGCAGGTTCCACCTGGGCTGGGAAGGAGGGGGCGGGAGGCCGGGGAGGGGCAGACACTCCTCGGTGTCTCACTCCCGGCAGGTGTCAGGGCCAAACCCCATGATCACAGATTCCCAGGAGATTCGAGAGAGATAAGGGTGACATTCGTGACAGCGTTAAGCTATCTGGTGGCAACGGAgtcgcctccctccctccctccctctctccctctctcacttctGCCCTTGTTTCTTTCCCTATGGCTGCCAGAGGGACAGGCCTGAGAAGTGTTCCAGAGAAACTGCAGCCAGGCAGCAGTGTCGTCGTCGTCGTTGGTCCTGGTGGGAAGTGCTCTTACATGGCAGAAGTTTGCAGGCATTTGAGGACAGGGTCCATGTGGGGCTGGCCTCCTTAGGTACTGGGTTCATGCTGCTGTTTCCTGAGCCTGATAGGGCCCCCCTTATTGCATGCATCCCATATCACCCTGatatgggaggtgggggtggaccACAAGGTTGTCAGCTCCCCAAGGACAAGTCTCAGTCTGTTCTCAGTGGTGTCTTGATCCTGGGCACAGGCCCTCACATAAGGCATTCAATGGATATTTGGGAGGGGGGTAACATTCAGTTACTCATCAAGTACGAAGTCCCTGGAAGGCCACTTCCAACTAGGCATTGAGCACACACCGGACAGGGCCACCCCCACACTGTACATGCCCCCCAACACAGGAGAGGCTTTCTTCATGTGATTGGGCCATTCTTGTTCCCAATTTAGCCTACTAGGAAACTTGGGGGTTCAGTGTGCAGGAAGAGCGCCCTTATGAGGCGCTGGGGAGAGGACCACCCCACACCTAGGTGGTaggggaaggggagcaggagccccatccccgcctccccacccccccacctctcccatcAGCCTAGGATCAGTTCTGGGGGCAAAGCAGGGAAGTCAGGGATCATTCCCTGTAAACAAGAAAAACTGGAATTTGCACTGAACCCAGAGAAGGTTTGCTGGGGCCTGCAAGCCATGGCCTGCCCCAGCCTCTAGGCAAGCGGTGGGGCTCTGCCTTCCTAGTTCCCAGGCCACCCGCCTCCTCACTGGGCTTTGGCCTTTCCTCTGCCAAGGGCAGCCATGGGTGAGGAGGAGGCTGCGGAGGCTGTGGCGGCTGCGGCAGCAAGGCATAGGGCAGGGAAGGCGGTGGGACAAGTTAACCGCAAAGGCTGGTAACGCTAAAGTTTGAGGGATTTAAAAGAACTTGTCACTTCTCAGCAGTGTATACTGTAAACTGTTCAGCTATCACACTCCAGGTGAAGAAAGCGCAGTGGCTTCTGGGGTCAGGCAGGCATGGCGAGGAAGGGCCACCTTTCCCCTCCCTGGCTGTTACTGCAGCCACACAGGATGCCTGTACCTCTCCAGGCATTTGTAGCAGTGGGTATGTAACCATTAGAAGCCAGTCCCCTGTTTGGTCCAGGCTGGACAAAGTGGAACGGATGTCTCCctggtggatggtggatgggctGCAGCCCCTTCCCTAGGTAGACTGAGGTAAGGCAGGTGCAAAGGGGGCTTCTCCTGCAAGCTGCCCTTCTGAAGTGTGCCAACTGGACAGGGCTGAAGACTCCTGCTTTCCAAAGCCccagcaggaggctgggcaaaAGCCCTGTGAGCCTGGTTCTCTAGGCCTGGGGCTGGGTGATTTGGAGATGTGGCCAACGGGTCCCCTAAAGCCGAGAGCTTATGAATGGCTTTGCCCTTCAGGCAGAGCGGGTTCTCTTATTTTAGGATGCAAAGAGAGCCCATGATCCTAAGACAACCTGACCCCTCCATCCCCAGAATCCCAAGGGGACTCAGTCTTCAGACTCCCAGAATCCTCAGTGCAGAGTCCTTTTCCCCTGACTGCTCCGTGGGCTTCTTTGAGCAAAGCCCACACGCAcccgccccttcccccaccacacaTCACTAACGGAAAGAGAGACTCACGAGATGCAAACTTGGGACCTCAGACACAGAACTGCTGTTTCAAACGGAACCCAACCCGAAACAGGGACCTTATACAAGCGgcttctttctggtttttaaaaagacaccaaAAACTGAGTCTGGTATGTTTATATTATAGATAATAATACACATGACATCTAGCAGGAAAAGTTTGTGTGTCCCGTGTTGTTGTcacccgccctccccccccccacaaagaagagaaggaaaaacagttcACCCCCCTGCTCCCAGCCACAGGGGTGTGTGTGAATTGGCTGGAGGTGGCCTTCTTTCCAGACCCAGAGCCAGGGCcttagggggtgggggaagaaactGGTACGCAGTCCCCTGCTAAGACCCACAACTACAAACACTCTTGGAAAACTGGAGGAAGGGGAGCTCACTTCATTTCATTGGTCTTCTGGGagcaaaaagggggggggcggaggacggacggacggacggacggacacacacacacacacacacacacacacacacacacacacccataccgaaagaaaagaaagcctcacTCGGCCTCCTTCCCCCAGCCGCGGAGCGAAGAGTCTCATTTTGGCAAGAATCtgagcaaaaccaaaccaaaaacaaaaggaccAAATAAAATGGTGGTTTAGCATAGACCGTGCACACTGACATTGCACAAGGCACCGCTGGGACACAGAGACCAGATACAAGTGTTGATATCGGATGATAAAGCAAAATATTTGGGAAGCTTGTCATAACTCCAGTCCCTCAGGGATGGATCGATTGTGCTTCAAGTCCCTTCAGCAACAGCGGCTGGCGACATACAGTACACACAAGGCTGATGGCCTGGGTGTcctttcatcccccccccccccccccaacccccaagacCAGAAACCTAGGTTCCCGTCTCCCACCACTCTCTTAACCACATGCTAACTCACAACCTAGCTTTCTGGTCTGACTGGGGATGGtgccccctctgcccccacatTCTCCACGAACTCACTCAGGAAACCTAGCCTGCTGTAAGCTGAGGTGGCAAGTGGAGGTGGGAAAAATCAAGAAACTAGGAGCCCTCCATCTCCATGTAGCTAGGAGAGGGGTACACACCCTTACACTCAGATCCCCAACTCCCTACATCTCTCCCCTCTAAGGACAGGGACTGCGGTGGGGGGGGCACCTGTGGGGGTACTGCCGGGATCTCGGCTTCCTGAACTTCCTCCTCTTGCCCTGGGCCTGCACCCTTCATTTTCTCACGGGGGGGCCTGCTGCAGCCTCGGAGGAGGCAGGAATTCTCCAAATAAAATATCAAGGCACATGTTTGCTCCCCCTACTCGGTAGGAAAAGGAGCTAGTTTTGAGTATCCAAGGCACAGAGTTACTTCCTTAATACTAGAATTGCCGGGCTCCCAGCTCAGCTCTGCGGAAAACTCTCCCGTCTGAAGGAAAAAGCACGGCCGGCCTGACCCCCTCATCTTAGACGCACCGAGTCCGgctcagaggaagggaggggacacGCGGAGCAGGCCAGTCTTTTAGACTCCTAGTCCTGGCTTGCAACGGCCTGGCCCGGGCAGCCTGGAGGTCCAGCGACCCGAAGCCATTCTCCGGGTCCCCGGCCAGGGCGGCCGGCCAAAGGCGGTCCCGCAGCCGCGCGCCTCACGCGCAGTTGCCCATGGCCTTGACCAAAGAGCTCTCCGGCAGCTGGCGGAAGATGCCCCGCAGTGTGTCCAGTTCACGGCTCAGCTGTTCCACCCGCTTGCGCAGCCGGTCATTGTCACTGGTCAGCTCCAGCACCTTCTGCTGGGTCTCCACGTTGCGCTGTTTGGCTTTATCTCGGCTCTTGCGCACCGCAATGTTGTTGCGTTCCCGACGCACCCGGTACTCGTTGCTGTTCTTGTCCACCGACTTCTTGGCCTtgcccgcgccgccgccgccgcccgtaCGGAGATCGGGGTGCGTGCCGGACAACCCCTTGAGCGCGCTCCCGGGGCCCGGCAGGCCCGCAGCACCCAACCCGGGCGCGGGGTGCGGGCTGGGCACTGGCGTGGGCGGCGGCGTAGGGTGTCCAGGCTGCAGGTGCATGGTGGTCTGGCCACAGTGCGCGATCTGGAACTGCAGGTGTGGGGCGGCCAGGTGCGCGGGAGACGCGTGCGGgtgcggcggcggcggaggcggcggcggctggTAGGGAAAGAGACCGGCCAGCGCCAGCTGCTTCGCCTCGTCCTCCTCGCGGGGCTCCTGCTTGATCACCAGCGGCCGTAGCGCGGGCGCCCCGACGCGCTCGTACAGGGGCTCCAGCCTGCCGTCCAGGTAGCCGGCCGCCGAACAGCCGTAGCCCGGAGGGGGCCCGTGCGCCCCCGCGGACATGACCGCGCCGCCGGGGCCCGCCGGTGCGCCCGGGTAGTCAAAGTCACCGCCGCCACCCGCAGGGCCCGCGGCCGCCTTGGCCTTCTCCTGCTGCCGGCTGTGCTGGAAGAGATCGGCCAGGAACTCGTCGTTGAAGGCGGCCGGGTCGATGTAGGCGCTGATGTCTATGGACGTCTCGTGCTCGCAGATGCCGCCCAGAGGCTCCGGGGCggcaggtggggctgggggcggCGCGGGGCCCGCGCCCCGAGGAAAGCCAAAGGCGGCGCTGCTGGGCGCGTGCGGGGGGCTCTGGAGGTGGCTGCTCATCGGGGGCCGCGGCTCCGCCTCGTAGAAGTCTGCCGACTCCATGGGGGAGTTAGAGTTCTCCCCGCATGGCGAGCCTCGGCGGCCTCCAGCCTGCGCGTggcgccgctgccgccgccgcccaCCCAGAGCCCCGGCCAGCTCGCGCCCGCGCAGCTTCGGGTCGCGAATGGCCAGGCCCGCGCGGGGATCGCTTTTAAATCGGGTCAGGCGTCGCCCCCTGGTGTCCAAGAGGGGTCTCGGACCGAGGGCGCTAGTAAGATGGTGCCTACTGGGTCTTAGAGCCCGCCTCTCCTCCCTCCGTGTGACACTCTCCAAGGCGGGTGTGAGTGGGGCGGGAACACAGCGCTAGTGGAAAGAGACCGTGGCGCAACGCCCACTGCCTCCTGCGCTGCAAGGCGAACCGGGCTTTGCGGCGCTCAGCCCCACCCCGGCGGCGCTGTCGCCCCCGCACACACGTGGTCCGTGGCTAGGCGCCCCTCCTTTAAGCCTCTTAAGTCACCCACTTCCAGCCAACACCAGGGAGTCCCGGAGCATCCAGAGGccgagagggggtgggggttgtggggtgtgtgtgagaggtAGAGGGTGGTGTGGCGGGGGATTCGGAGAGAGAGCTCAAGAACGGTCTTGAGCTACCGTGGTGGAGACTTATCTTAAAAGCTGGGACTAggcctgtccccccccccccgcacccctccTACGACCCGGGTTTCTAAAAGGTTGTGGCCAGGAGCCGCGGCGCAGGAGGTTGGGGTCTGCTTTGGAACCCAGCAACTTAGCGCGCGCGGCGAGATGCAGAGCGCTGAgattctgtcttta contains:
- the Cebpa gene encoding CCAAT/enhancer-binding protein alpha; translated protein: MESADFYEAEPRPPMSSHLQSPPHAPSSAAFGFPRGAGPAPPPAPPAAPEPLGGICEHETSIDISAYIDPAAFNDEFLADLFQHSRQQEKAKAAAGPAGGGGDFDYPGAPAGPGGAVMSAGAHGPPPGYGCSAAGYLDGRLEPLYERVGAPALRPLVIKQEPREEDEAKQLALAGLFPYQPPPPPPPPHPHASPAHLAAPHLQFQIAHCGQTTMHLQPGHPTPPPTPVPSPHPAPGLGAAGLPGPGSALKGLSGTHPDLRTGGGGGAGKAKKSVDKNSNEYRVRRERNNIAVRKSRDKAKQRNVETQQKVLELTSDNDRLRKRVEQLSRELDTLRGIFRQLPESSLVKAMGNCA